In Falco peregrinus isolate bFalPer1 chromosome 9, bFalPer1.pri, whole genome shotgun sequence, the genomic stretch CTCCACCAAAACGAAACTAAAAGGGGGAGAGGATGTACTGGCATacggctgggctgggcacccTGCTGTAAATTATAAAAGCTTCAACACCTCTGTCACCTCAGGTGACAAACATTGATCTTTtaaaggaggcagcaggcaggggaccGGGGGCCATGCCCACCCACCCTGGTCTCCCATCCTCTTCTCCCTGGCTCTGTGGGGCAGGAGCCCCAAGgaccagagcagcagggagctttttcagtttgtctgaaaaattaaatggggTGACAGTGTGACAGCAAGCCACTGGCTCATCCCACTCAAACACAGGGGACAGACAGGCTGCGTGTGCCACTGGGTTTTGGGACGGTCAGtcccagggggctgcagggaggggagcggggacTTGGCACCACAGACAGGGCTGAGCCGTGGGGTTTGCCACCCTACACTGGCACACCGCTATCCACGCGTGTCCTGCAGTAAGAACAAGCCTGTGACAGCACAACGAGCTGGGGAACCGTGCTCAGCTGTGGAGATGGAGGCATGAGGATGGAGGCAGGAGGCTAGGCAGCAGTGATGGGCTCACTGTCCACCCCAGCAGATGCCAGCAGCCAGAACCCCAGCTCCTGTTCCCTAAAAAAGCTGGCACAGGAGCAACATGATGGAGGGTGAAATATTTATCAGGCTGTTTAAAGAAGAatcaggcaggcagctgggcagaggaggggagggaagcaCACAGACACGGGAAGTGGCATGTCCCCACCTGCCACTGGGGTGGGGGCATGGCCCCACTCCAGGTGGCCAGGGGACCCCCACAGTCTTCAAGCAGCCCTCCTGGAGCGTTCCCGATGTTCCTCACTCCCCAGGAAGGGGACAGTGTGCCACAGAGCAGGTTGAGGCTTTCAGGGTCAGCCAGCTCGTCCCCAGCTCACCTAGACACAGGGACCTCCAACTCTGGGCCACAagctggtgccagcagctgccttcagGCAGGACCAATGTGCTGGGACAAACAAGGAAGCTGGGAAGTCCCTGGGAgcctgctggtgctgtggctgcacGGGCTGGTTTCACATCGGCCCCattctgccttcctcctccctgcacagcagctgcagctgtgggtgcccccgTGCAAACGCTGCCCCAAAAcaggggggaaggcagggaagggggcCAGGCAGGAGAGTTGCTGagtgggggcaggggctgctggagaaCGTGGTTACCAAAAGGAGAAGCGATCTCCATCCAGACCCATGGCCCTGTCCACAGGGGCACAGACTTTTCAGAGGAGCAGAGGGTGGCAGGACCAGGCCCAGCTCCCATCCCACACCTTGGAGAGTGTGGAGctgcaggggagaaaaaaaaccaacccagggACCAAAGCCCTTCCCGCACCCCCAGGCAATGACACACCTGCTGTGCATTTCAAGCTCAAAatggaccccccccccccgtccaAATAACCCAAACCCCCTTGGTTtcacaggttgaggtccccACCACCCCAGTGTCCCCAGTACGCAGCCCTGCACTGATGGCCAGAGTCAGTAGAAACCTTTATTAAACACGAAGCTCAGAGGAACACAAGCTTGTTAAAAGGCAGTAAAAGTGAAAGTGCGtctccagcctggccccagggagccctgggagcccccccccccccccccccccccagcctcagTGGGCCAGAGAGGGGGAGACAAAGCTGAAAGGCTGAATGGCTGCATGGGGAGGGGAATAAAAGCCTGGAGACAGCACTGGGACCTTGCCTGCAGAAAtgcatcccccccaccccggccaCCTCTGCACCCCCCGGCGGGGGCACGCACACACACGGTACCggggccagcagccccagccccgctcccgcagCTACCTGCCACCACAGTGGCCTCCCTGGCAGCCCCATTGTGGCCACCAGCAAAGCCAGGACGTGCTGGTGAGCCCCTGGTGGGACCCTTTATGTCCCGCCCCACCAGCATCGTCCCCCAACTCCATCCTGCCCCCCCTGTGTCCCAGGAGAGCTCCCACATgccataaataataaataaatacccaACGCTCAGCTGGGCTGCGGGCAGCCCCCCACACAGAGGTTGACAGCCCTTACCCAGCACCCCCCCTGCAACTCCACCACCCCCTTCCCAACACAACAAAACCTCTTGGCACTCCCACTCTGCTGCATggcccaccccccccaaaaaaacacccatgGAAATTAAACGCTGTCCCCAGGGGACAATAATAAATTAACCACATCTATACACAGGACTGCTTAAAGCTCTGTAACGGGCACCTGGGGGGGAGCGGCTCTAACctgggcagccccctccccgaTCAAGGCCCTGCGGGGGGTCCCTTGAGATAGGACCACCACCTTAGCATCCCCTTTgtgaggctggagctggggatgctgccgTCCCCCacccgggctgggggggctggaggggtaagaagaaaatattgcaaaaagggatggggagaagagcTGCGGgtggtgcagcaggaggggctgcctgccctgcccgcgAGGGCAGGAGCCCAGGGGTGCCCCCACTCCCGCCTGGCAGCTCCCCTGCGAGCACCCAGGCAGAGCCTCAGAAGTCCAAGGGCGTGAAGTCCCCAAAGTCGCAGTCAAAAAGCTCACTGATGCCCTCACCCTCCTCCAGGCCAAAGTGGTAGTCCTGTGCCTGTGGCGGTGACAGGTTGATGAACTCGTCCgccagaaaacctgaaaaatcctccctgctctgctccaggagggcGTCCATGGAGGCCAGCGGTGAAAGGCTCACCTCCTCTGCTGGGCACTTGCTGGGCAGTGTGCTCGTCCCCGGCAGCAGTGTTTCTGTGGGGATGGGAAGCAGCTATAAATCCAATACttgccaaaaaaaccaaaaaagcaggCTTTGGCTACGCAGAACCTGCCTTCCCACCTCCGTCTTGCTGAGGTGCCCAAGCAACACCCTAGCACCTTGCTCATGCCAACAGCAGAGGAGCTCACGGCTGCAAACACAGCAAGAGCCCCCCACGGCAGAGCCACTGTACCATCACCTCCATCCCCAGTCCCCAGCTCcttgctgcccccagccccagctgcccaccTTGCTCTCCAGGCAGCAGCGGCATGTTCACGTCCTGGGCGGAATGCAGGAGCGGGGAGGCTCTGGGCTGTGAATGGCTGGGAGACGACTCCTCTGCAGGGGCTTTGAAGGGGCTCTTGACAGGGCTACAGACCCCCGAGCTGTCCTCAGGGCAGAGGAAGACATCGATGGGGCCCTGAGTGCTTCGCACAGACACCTGGAAAGCctagggaaaggagaggagtgAGATGAGGAGGCAGAAGGATGCCCAGGGAGCCTGAGCTGGGCTttgctgcaggctgtgcagacATGGGGAGCAGAGGGTGGCCCCAGCTCACCTCCGTCGGGTCGGAGACCTGCAGCTGAGTCTCCGGGGGGGCTTTGATAACCATCACCATCTGCTCCGAGGGGTCCACAATGCTGCGGAGATCCTGGCAGGTCACATAGGCTGCGGTGTGGTGGGTCAAGGAACAGACAAGGGGATGGTTtcatgcagcagcagggtgggctgTGAAACACCCTGCCTGCAATGTGGTCAGGCTCACCCTGGGGCTCGACCGTGTGgtccccccccagccagccccaccccagccccacaccaaAGGATATTGCTGGTTGGCAGGGTCCTCAGTAAGCAGGCGCAGCTGCACTGTGCACGTCTGGATGAGGTCATCCAGCTGCCGCTCGGCCGCCTGCAGCTCCCgcagctccttctccagcagccGGTGCCGGCCAGGGGCCCCCACAGTGGCCTGGCTACCCCTAGGGAGCACCGTGGCCATCAGGAGCCAAACTCCATCGCTCCTTCTGCCCCACACCATGACTGTCCCCATGCactgtccctgcctgtgccaggctAAATCCCACCCCATACCCAGGGAATCACCCTTGTATGGATTTCCCAAGTAGGGCACAGCCCTGCGGTCCCTCCCTGAGCCTGGATGTAGCCCTCCATTGTCCAGACTGGCTTGGAGAGCCCAAGGGGGACTTGCAGCCAACAGAAATACCAACACTACTCAGGAGCCACCTGCAATTGAGCACAACCCTTGTCCAGGGTTGTGGACCACATGAAGGGGGAGCCATCACTCAACCCCTGAGTAGATGCTCCAGTGACACCACTCTGAGCTTCTCCATCCCAGCAAGACCCTGCTTCACCCTGAGCCTGGCCCTCTCCCATCCCAGGGGacaggcaggcacagccccacaAGCCCAGCCCATGGACGTACAGCCACTGGATGTTGTTCTTGGACTTCTTGGTGATGAGCTGGATGCCCTCCAAGACGTTGGTGATGTCGTAGATGCGCCTCTTCTGCACTTTCAGGACCTCGGCTGCCCAGTTGAGGTCCACCACACCATCAGGCGACTGGCTCAACAGCTCCAGGAAGCGCTTGGTGGTAAGGTTCAGTGAGGTTTCGTAGCGAGACTTCTCCCCAGGAGACTTTACCCCTGCCAGCCACCAAAGACAAGTGCAATTTACCCACAAGAGGAACCCAGTGCTGGAGCTGAGAGGTCCCAAAACACCCTGCCACACTTGCAGATGGCTCATGGACTGGCACCCCAAAACCCATCTGCTCTCTCAGGGCAACAAGGTGAGCTCCCCACATCCTCCACAGGAAGGATGCCGCAGGACCTGGCAGGCTCCAACACCCATGCTCAGTTGTGACTGCAAGCTCGATTGTGACACCCAGGTTCCATACAGGGCTCAGCGGGGAGGTGATGGAGGTCCAACCTGGGATGCTATACTGACAccatgccagctgctgcagctccatccCGTGGGAAGGGATGGAGCCAGTGTGGTGCCCAGCAGACAGACAGGCCAACTGTGCCAACAGCCCAGGGGACAGCAGCACGGGCTGGAGAGAGCAGCCAGAAGTCCAGCCCCAGAAACAGCCTCCCCAAACCAACACTAAGGGACAAGGAGAAGCTGCCAGGGACGAGCCCGAAGGTGCAGCCCAGCCTGTGGGCAGCAGAGTGGGGCTGCCAGACcccctgctctgggctgggctggctaTGGGGGGCCAGGGGGAGCAGCGCTGGTACCTTTAGCAGGGTTCCTGGCCTTGCCCCGGCCCACTGGCAGGCTCTCTGCTATGTACTGGTGATCCGTCTCCAAATTCAGCTTCCTCTTCACCTGCAAGGGATGGGGCTCATCAGAAGGACAGCCCCTGCCATGGCCCCACTgcctccccagcactgcccacgAGGGATCCCCCCAGGGGGCACAGCACCATGGGGTACGGAagcccctgctcctggcaggaaCGGGTCGatgggagcagctccccagctgccaCCCAGGCCAGCGGGGACAGGGGACTGGCCCAGCCACGGGGGGGCCCTGCCACGCTGCGGGGAGCGCCCTAAAGCAGGCGTGGGCCGCAGGAAGGGGCGGCGAAGCATGGCCCAGCGCCCGGGCGTGCGGCTTCCGGAGCGGGGCTGTGCGCGGCAGGTGTGCTGcgtggcacggcacagcacggcacagcCTAGCAGGGTACAGCAGGTCACGGCACAGCAcggtgcagagcagggagcagcacagcacGGCGTGGCACAGTATATAGCCTGGCCCAGTGTACAGCGCAGCTCAGCATGGCACGGCTCGATACATATATAGCCCGGCCCTGTATTGCACGGCTCGAtacacacagcccaggccggTGTATAGCGCGGCCCTGTATTGCACGGCTCGATATATATAGCCCGGCCCCACCGGCCCCCGCAGGGTCCTCGGctccgcagcccccgcccccgcgccgccccctccccgtCCCGCTCCCGGGGCTTTACCGGCGGGCGGCCCAGCGTAGGCCGTCTCGGCGCGGCACCGGGCCGGGCGGGCTGCGGCGTGGCGAAGAGCAGGAGGTCAGCGTCGTTGTTGCCTCCCCCCGCGGGCTCTTCAGCGGCGGAGACGATAAGGAGGTGCGGAGAGGCGCTGCCCAGcagcgccgccagccccgccgcaccgcccgccgccgccgccatggctCACATGGccgccggggcggcgggcggtgcGCCGGGCAGGGCGCGGGCAGGAGCGCGGCCCATGCCGGGTGCGGgggccgctccgctccgctgGGTTCCGCGCCCGCCGCCGTATTGTTCGGCgcgccagccccgccgcgcctTTGCGCGCCAAATCCTTTTTGCCGCGAAAGCGGCGCGAGCCTCCCCGCCACCCGCCCATTGGCTGCGCCCTCCGCCGGGCGCCGAGGCGGGGCAATGGAAGCATCTTCCTATTGGTTACCGCCGCCGAAACGGCGGGCGGTGCCGCTAGTTTATTGGCCCGCGGGTGGCGGCGTATGACGCTCTGACAGGCGGCCAATCGCGGGGCGGCTCGGGGACGCGGCGTGGGTGCGGAGCGCGGCGGAGAACGGGGCGGTGTGGCTGGCGGAGAGGCGGCGGTCGCTGCcgtccttccccccccccccctccccgccgccgcccccggcaTTCCCTCCCCGGGTTATGCCTTGCCCACCCGTGTTTTATTATAAGCCTGGGGAAAAGCTGCCCACGCCACAGCGGCGTGCACGGACGGCTCCGGGTCTTGTCCCGGCGGGGTGACGGGCTTCCAGCTCCGGGCGGAGCTGCTATCTGGGCGGCGGAGGAGGACACAAACCCACGAGCAAAGTTCATATCCCGCCCACTCCGCCCGCCCGTGAGGCCCGGATGAGGCACTGGTAGAGAAAAGGGTGGTTATGGGGGCTGCGGGATGTCTCGGCTGAGCCCCTTCCCCTGGGGGCAATGGTAGCCCCATTCTTGTGCCCCTGGCCatgccccttccccagggggAGATGGTAACCCCAGCCTCACACCCCCAGCCTTGCCCCTTGCCCAGGGGGGCCATGGTAACCCCAGCTTTGCACCCCTGGATCAGCCCCTTGCCCAGGGGGGCCATGGTAACCCCAGCCTTGCCCAGGTTTGTAGCATCCCCTTgccgcagccctgcagcaatGCCCTGCTTGTCAAGAACTGGTGAGCATCAAGGggtgctcagctgtgctggggtgcagccTTCAAGTGGGAggtctgctgtgctgtggggcaaCAGTCTGCGTCTGTATAACTGATGGAGGGATGAAGGGATGAGGCCAGGGTTGTCCCGTCTTGTTGCAAAACAGCCCTGAGACAGTGGACGAGGCTGTTGGGCAAGTTTTGAGGGTTTGGGCTCTGATACTGCTTGAGGGGTCCAGCTCACACAAAGACTGGGATGCTGCAATGTGCTCTGTCTGTTTCCTGGATGATTCATGGCATTTTGTGTTTCCAAACACGGAACAGCTGTGGATCTCTGCAGCTTCTTCAGCACTAGTTGATAACTCCTTGCagggcagcacagagaaaaagctCTGCTGGAAGCAAAATCTGCACTTGACCATGCCGGCAGCTCTCTCTGGCAGTGGGACTGCACAGACAGGGGCAGAGGAGatggcagctggagctgggagtgGCCCCACCACACCAAGAGAGATGATAGTCTACTCATGAGACATGGCACAGGCGGCTCCCACCATCAGCATCTCCTGCGTGCAGGATACCGATAACACTTCCGCTGCATGagaaggcaaaattaaaaaggaaaaaaaccccaaacatcctTCTAATGACCCTCCCCCTGCATTTAAAAACTAGGCCTTTCCCAGGGCCCAGAGATGCTGAAGCTCACAGGAGCATGGGTCTCTCCCAGGCCCCCAAACTGCTCTGAGCCAAGCCCAGGCTTTAATCCCTCTGTGCCCCCAACATCATGGCCCCGAGGGCCTCACGGTTGAGGACGGTAGCCCCCAGtcccttgctgctgccaggcagggctgtgggccAGCActggctcctgccctggccccGACCTGCCTGGGACGCAGGAGACAGGGTGTTTTTTCCACCAGTGCGTGGGATGCAGGAGGCATTCACAGCGATGAGTTAACTCTGCTGTGAAGCAGATCCTGACACGCAGTGCCCCTGCTCTGGCCTAACAGGTTTTAGGCTTTAAAGGATTTTATGCTGGATATTTTGGCAGTGGCTGCAATTCccctgcaggacagccagcacgAAGCAGTGCCGTGATTTCCCCAGATCCCTACATCCTTACATATGCCAGTAACATATTGCATGTCCATGACCAATTGTATCACCTCTCCATGCCTCATTTCTTCATCAGCAAAGAGCAAATGGAAATGCTGCCTTgcttaaaggaaattaatacaGTTAATTAACGCTTGGCCCTTCTAATATTCAAGGGCCCACTCTCCAGAGCCCTTGCACTGCAATATCATCATTACTGTGAAGCACACGCAACAGTTAGACCAGATGTTTGCACACAGTTAATGCTTCTTCCATCTGGGGAGTGGGGGAAAAGGCAACCCCaacagctgggctggagcaaaTGGCTGGTGGTGCTCTCCCTGTCCCAAGGGAGCCTTGGCCGGGTGCTTCCTGGCGCAATGCACGGTTTGGGACACAGTtgctgcaccagctgctcctgctcctctcacAAAGGCTGGTTCCTCCCTCCCTTAATTCATGCGGGAGCTTATTCCAggggagcaggctgtgctgcgCCCCCCTCTCCCCTGAGCCGCTGTGCTGCAACTTCTCTGAGGCTTTTAGTGTGGGTGGCACTGAAAAAGAGCGGTTGTGAGGACAAATGAAAGGCAAATGCTGGTGGGAGAAGGAAGGGCAGGGGCTTTTCTTGCATGCATATGAGGGAAAGCAGATGAATCCTGTCTCCTGCACAGCTGTAGCCTCTTCCCAGCCACGCCAGCCCTGCTAAGGAGTGGAGACCAGCTCCCAAGATTAGCTGTCTGGCAGGTGCTGCACAAAGATAAAGTCCTGTCTCCACATCCCCACTTGGTCACAGAGAGGGTCAGGAAGGCTATTCATATGTTTTGTATCCCAGCCGGATTTACCCCACAGCAGTCACCGAGTTCGGGTGGGTTTTGGCTGCCTTGCACATCGGAACAGACTCAGGTCAGGAGGTGTCTGCTGGTCCCTGCtccaaaggaaaagcacagaCTGGGGCTGTAGATGGAGCAGGAACTGGTATCAATGCTGCAAAACCATCTcccagcagtgggagcaggcaggaggagagctGGCAGGATGCAAACTTGCATCCCTGTGCTCAGTTAGCCTTCCTTAGCACATAGGTGTCAGAAGCACATTTACTGTTCTTGTCATCCGTAGCGCGgtcctgctttcagcagttCCCATACAGGCTACGCTGAGCTGTCGCTTGGAATGACTGCATCGCGCAAAGGGAAACATGACTTCCCCCCGGGCTCTCTTGCCAATGTTCCTGTTCCCAGCACTTTGGTTCAGATGATGGCGAGCTGACAGCATGGGCTGCAAGAGGACCTGTGGAAgggacaggcagctggggaaagcCCAGAGCCCCACAGTCCTGCTATCCTGACCTTACTACCCCCTCCACCTCTGTCACCATAGCTATCGCCTTTTTCCTACGAGAACCAAAACGATTTTCCAACAGCACCAATAGATTAACTAAAGCTTGCTTGTGGCAGGAGGAGAGCACCGCTGGTTTAGGTGTCTGCTCTCAGATCCCGGTCCCAAAAGCTAGGAACTGCCTGTTCCCTTGCATCTGGTTACAGAAGACTACACCAGCACTGCTCCCAGGACAGCAGGTCAGCTGCTCTCTTCGATGCTGGACACAACAGATTCATCAGTGTTATTTCCTTTGCTCATAATGATGGCATCCATTATTCAAGCTCACATCAATCCGCAGCCTTTCAGCAGAAGTGACAGGGGCACAGAGCCTGCTCAacccctgctctgctcttgaCAGCCAAACAGGGCAATCTTGTTCCAGCCTCTCTAAGACAGAACAGTACAAACACCAGCTTCCCACGCTGGTTGCTATAAGCCACTCCGACGAGGTTCAACCTCCTTCACTCAAGGCCTGCAGAGGAATGGGGAGCCTGAAGTGTTTCCTTGCACAGCAGTATGTTGTGCAAATACCCTGGGAGTCAACGAGTGCATTTGGGAATAAGCCCTTTGATGTTGCCTTCTGTGCTTTAGCTTTTAGCTGGACTTAGCAACTCCAGCTGGTCCAAAGTTCATTTCCCAGCAGGTTCAGATCATGGTCTTTGGTACTGTCAACACAAAAGGCAGGTAAAGTGCCAGAGCAAAACCTATAGCTCACTCAGAGCTTTGCTTGGAATGGAAGAAAGGCTCAGGTACAGTATGATGCTTTGacgggaaaaaaaaacactttaagaTAGGACTGACATCAGTTTGGAGGTGTTCATTTGGCTTCTCATGGGCCCAGGCTGGACACTCCAGCATTACAGCAGCTACAAAGCAGGTTTTGCCTTACAGGTGCTCAGCGCTCTCCTTGCAGAGAGACCTTCTTCTGCTTGGGATCAGGACCTCTCTTGCCCACCTGTGCTGTAGGGAGATCCTCACACAGGGACTGCTTTATCTCCACTGCCACAGCTGTTACCTCTACAGCATATGCTTTTTGTAGCACTTAGCTTGGAAGAGGCAGCAAAACCATCTATATGCATACTTATTTTGTTTAGCTAATGTGCAAAGCAGTTTCAGCCTTGTGTCCAGAGCCTTGTACCTGTGCCCTGCTCTGGCAGATGGTCCTGCCACAAGCTGTCTGCCCTGAAGAGGAGTATTTGCGCAAAGACCAGGCACGTAGACTACAGTCAGGACTCCATGTGTGAGCCAGGCAATCACCAGCAGAGCTTCCTCCAGCTGACTTCTCTCTGAACACTTTGCACACTCTCTGCTATCACTCAAGTCCATTCCTGGCTGACCACAAGGCACCAAGGGGTAGCCTGCCCTGTAACCATGTCACCTCAGGAAACCCTAACAGGACAGATGGACTCTGCTAGCTGCAACGCAAGAGCTGGTCACACTCTCCCACCAACACCGCATTTTGAGTGTGTCCACTTTGTACATGCTACGAACCTCCTCACCTAGCCCCAATTTGACTCACTTGGTCTGAAGATACAGCCACGCTAAGTGATCTGAACAGCTATAGTAGAGGAAAGTTcatgcttcattaaaaaaaaaaaaaaaaaagacaacagccACCCCAATCTGTCTTTGCAGCTAGGATCCTTACCCGAGCTAGCCAGTGCCGCAGCAATGGGGTGGTCAAAGTagcactggctgctgcttccaggCTGGTAACACGAGGGCACAACCAATGCCAAAGATGTACTCCATGCATGACTCTTCTACATATAGGACTAGTATTGTGCAATAATTAAGCATTACTTCATATATTTTAGCTTAATAATGACAgtaaaagaagacaaaaaatttaagtttttattattattatagaaAGCACAGTGTTATAATAGAGTGATTATACAGAAATAATCTGCAAATGAGTTTGGCAGAAAGTCTGGGGCTGATGTACTACAACTGCACAAGAAATCAGTTTCATAGTGGACACAGCTACTCCAAGAACCCGCTGCCCACTCtttcacacattttaaaaccaaaacctgagATATTCCAACAAGCATTCTGATCAGCGTAATTACAAGCTACCTGAGTTTATGTTCCTAACCTTATTCTACGCTGTCAGAAAATCAGGGCCTGGATTACATGGCAATTATGAATACAAAATATATATCAAAAGCAGAGGTAATAATACTTGTATTATAGagcatttaatttgtttttcctcatcatcatcaccagTTTCATAAGTAAATGAGAGAGATGAAAATTattctaagtaaaaaaaaaaaaaagttacctcCTCCACCAATCTGGTGTGAACACACAGGTTGAAAATTCAAGATTAGCACCCCTAAAATATTAACAGTGGCAGACAGACATTACGCTGGATAGCATTAtgtcttattttctcttctcccttaTCTGCTGGATTTCAAAACCAGcatctgaaactgaaaacattcTGCTCAGGTTGGCATGCTCCAGGAAGACAAATACAACCTGACAAACAGGAAACACTGTACGGCTCAGGGTATAATCCAAAGGTTCTATTTGTGCTGATGCAGTGAAAATGAGTTTAAGTCACAGCAGTTTCTCCTGTGTGAGGGTATCTGCATGGGGTTCTGGTCACTCCACGAGCACCAGCCAGCCCCGATGGCTCCCAGCTGGCTGTAGAGCTCAGCGTGCACAGGGGACACTGCAGTCACAGGTGTCCCCACAGACACCTGCTTTTGGTCTACTTCAGCAGCCAGAGATCATCCCTGCACCCTTACTCCCCATCCAGCTTGGTTTAAAGCACAGCTTGAACTACTCTACCAGGGGGAGAAAGTCTCACGGCACCGATACCAAAGCTCTTGCGCAGCCTCTCCACCCTGACCCAACTGTCCCGAGCTGGGGTGGTTATTGCCCAGACACAGGGATGACGGCTGGGGCAAAGCACACCGACACACTGTGAACACACTCTTCTGCAGAAGCACTCTTCTGCAGCACTAATTGGACAAACacaggtttttctttcagaaatatccTCCCCTTAACTGGAAGGATCAAATGCAGTACAGAAAACCTTAGCTAAACCAAATGTCATGCACCCACTTAATTTTCACCTTTGTTAAATAATGCAATTGTCCCGGAAACAGTTCTTCAGCAATCCTGACAGCCAGCACTAGCATACAAGCTGTCCTCCAAAGAGAAGTGAAGCACAGTCGGTATGCTAGGGCAGCATGCAGCGGCAGTAAATAACCCTGAGCTTGCTTTGTTccttcataaaataaatgattAATAGCTCAGTATAGTCAGTCTGCTGTTCAAGGCTTGCTGAAAACTTTTGATCAGTTTGATTGATTAACCTTTAAAACTGTCTCTAAAAGAGGCTTCAAATCTGAAGGAGAAgcatcattttaaaatgaacactTCAATGTTATCCAGTAATCCTATTTTTTGACAAACTGAGTTAAGCATTGAGATATTCTGCTCCTCTTCAGAACCACTCAGCATCTCACAGTCAAGTGTCGAGGAAGAAATaacaagagaaaatacagctgatGTAGACAAACCAACCCACATTCATCTTAAAATTCAAAACCGATcagagctgggggcaggggggcgggAAATGGCACTTCTTTG encodes the following:
- the E2F1 gene encoding transcription factor E2F1 isoform X2; amino-acid sequence: MVKRKLNLETDHQYIAESLPVGRGKARNPAKGVKSPGEKSRYETSLNLTTKRFLELLSQSPDGVVDLNWAAEVLKVQKRRIYDITNVLEGIQLITKKSKNNIQWLGSQATVGAPGRHRLLEKELRELQAAERQLDDLIQTCTVQLRLLTEDPANQHAAYVTCQDLRSIVDPSEQMVMVIKAPPETQLQVSDPTEAFQVSVRSTQGPIDVFLCPEDSSGVCSPVKSPFKAPAEESSPSHSQPRASPLLHSAQDVNMPLLPGEQETLLPGTSTLPSKCPAEEVSLSPLASMDALLEQSREDFSGFLADEFINLSPPQAQDYHFGLEEGEGISELFDCDFGDFTPLDF
- the E2F1 gene encoding transcription factor E2F1 isoform X1; the encoded protein is MAAAAGGAAGLAALLGSASPHLLIVSAAEEPAGGGNNDADLLLFATPQPARPGAAPRRPTLGRPPVKRKLNLETDHQYIAESLPVGRGKARNPAKGVKSPGEKSRYETSLNLTTKRFLELLSQSPDGVVDLNWAAEVLKVQKRRIYDITNVLEGIQLITKKSKNNIQWLGSQATVGAPGRHRLLEKELRELQAAERQLDDLIQTCTVQLRLLTEDPANQHAAYVTCQDLRSIVDPSEQMVMVIKAPPETQLQVSDPTEAFQVSVRSTQGPIDVFLCPEDSSGVCSPVKSPFKAPAEESSPSHSQPRASPLLHSAQDVNMPLLPGEQETLLPGTSTLPSKCPAEEVSLSPLASMDALLEQSREDFSGFLADEFINLSPPQAQDYHFGLEEGEGISELFDCDFGDFTPLDF